A single region of the Fusobacterium sp. IOR10 genome encodes:
- a CDS encoding cation:dicarboxylate symporter family transporter — protein sequence ALMLTIFALQDSFGTACNVTGDGALTMILNGLYGSKIK from the coding sequence GCATTAATGTTAACAATATTTGCTCTTCAAGATAGTTTTGGTACTGCTTGTAACGTAACAGGAGATGGAGCATTAACAATGATATTAAATGGATTATATGGAAGTAAGATTAAATAG
- a CDS encoding aminotransferase class I/II-fold pyridoxal phosphate-dependent enzyme, whose translation MNNFIAKRFKNMTHSMGSNTFNKNCKYSPINLGIGDLDITTDKIVIEKAMKDALNGHTHYTDPYGYPELREEICNYHRTNFNNYNFSMENVLVVTGACHAIYLLINSITNPGDEIVVLAPFFPVYADAISLANGITKVVETKFSNNFQIIKEDLEKSISSKTKAIIVNSPSNPTGVCYNIESLNIIREIAIKYNLLIIADDVYDFYTYNNSFTPIYTLPDMKERTVSICSFSKDFAMTGWRIGYAIGSKDIIDCMSFINEAIIYSAPAISQRGALHAIKDFKRIKKDIVPIFKERVDYSYNRIKNISYLDCFKPQGGIYLFINIEKTKMTSDEFSKFLVENYGIMVISGKTFGGEGFIRIACTLEIPLLKEAFDRMENIKF comes from the coding sequence ATGAATAATTTTATTGCAAAGAGATTTAAAAACATGACCCATTCAATGGGTAGTAATACTTTTAATAAAAACTGTAAATATTCACCTATTAATTTGGGAATTGGAGACTTAGATATTACAACTGATAAAATAGTAATAGAAAAAGCTATGAAAGATGCTCTCAATGGACATACACACTACACTGATCCCTATGGTTATCCTGAATTGAGAGAGGAGATTTGTAACTATCATAGAACTAATTTTAACAACTATAATTTTTCAATGGAAAATGTTTTAGTTGTTACTGGAGCTTGCCACGCTATCTATCTTTTAATAAATTCAATTACTAATCCTGGAGATGAAATTGTTGTTCTAGCACCATTTTTCCCAGTATACGCAGATGCTATTTCCCTTGCAAATGGAATTACTAAAGTGGTTGAAACAAAATTTTCAAATAATTTCCAAATTATCAAAGAGGATTTAGAAAAAAGTATTTCATCTAAAACAAAAGCAATTATAGTAAACTCTCCTTCTAACCCAACTGGAGTTTGTTATAATATTGAAAGTCTTAATATTATAAGAGAAATTGCAATAAAATATAATCTTCTTATTATAGCTGATGATGTTTATGATTTTTATACATATAATAATTCTTTTACCCCAATTTATACATTACCAGATATGAAAGAAAGAACTGTGAGCATCTGTAGCTTCTCTAAGGACTTTGCAATGACTGGATGGCGTATAGGTTATGCAATTGGTAGCAAGGATATAATTGACTGTATGAGCTTTATTAATGAAGCTATAATCTATAGTGCTCCAGCTATTTCCCAACGAGGTGCTCTTCATGCTATTAAAGATTTCAAAAGAATAAAAAAAGATATTGTTCCTATTTTTAAAGAAAGAGTTGATTATTCATATAATAGAATAAAAAATATTTCTTATCTAGATTGCTTTAAACCTCAAGGAGGAATATATTTGTTCATAAATATTGAAAAAACTAAAATGACTTCTGATGAATTTTCAAAATTTTTAGTTGAAAATTATGGAATTATGGTTATAAGTGGCAAGACTTTTGGTGGAGAAGGATTCATTAGAATAGCTTGTACTTTGGAAATACCTTTATTAAAAGAAGCTTTTGATCGAATGGAAAACATAAAATTTTAA
- a CDS encoding iron-containing alcohol dehydrogenase, whose protein sequence is MEENFNFTNYFVNNQIWETLKKEIKDFNNILIVTGEKSFNAIKEKFLPILENKNYTLKKYLGECSYEHSQDIIDSISTENFDLVIAAGGGKAVDTGKIIASKINVELFAIPTIASTCASTSAVSVVYNNDHSFKDLYFLKTPPNKVFIDLETINNAPNQYLWAGIGDTLGKYYEVNLKKENLSKENSKINFPSLMGIELANNCKNIILDNSKIAYFESEITEEFKQVVLTIIVNTGMVSNLVDEFFNGGIAHSVFYGLTTLPSVEKDHLHGEVVAFGILVQLLIEEKHEEYNLLLDFYKNLKLPISLEEIVPLEDFLKEENEILKNILNSPDIIDFDFNINETNLKNALLYK, encoded by the coding sequence ATGGAAGAAAACTTTAATTTTACAAATTATTTTGTTAATAACCAAATTTGGGAAACATTAAAAAAAGAAATAAAAGATTTTAATAATATTCTAATTGTAACTGGTGAAAAATCATTTAATGCTATTAAAGAAAAATTTTTACCAATACTAGAAAATAAAAATTATACATTAAAAAAATACCTTGGAGAATGTTCTTATGAGCATTCTCAAGACATTATTGATTCAATTTCCACAGAAAATTTTGATCTTGTTATTGCTGCAGGAGGAGGAAAAGCTGTTGATACAGGAAAAATTATAGCTTCTAAAATAAATGTAGAACTCTTTGCCATCCCTACAATAGCCTCAACTTGTGCTAGTACTTCTGCTGTTTCTGTGGTATATAATAACGATCATTCATTTAAAGATTTATATTTTCTTAAAACTCCTCCAAACAAAGTTTTTATAGACTTAGAGACTATAAATAACGCACCTAATCAATATTTATGGGCTGGAATAGGGGACACTTTAGGAAAATACTATGAAGTTAATTTAAAAAAAGAAAATTTAAGTAAAGAAAACTCAAAAATTAATTTTCCAAGTCTAATGGGGATAGAACTTGCTAATAATTGTAAAAACATTATTCTAGATAATTCAAAAATAGCATATTTTGAATCTGAAATAACAGAGGAATTTAAACAAGTTGTTCTTACTATTATAGTTAACACTGGTATGGTTTCTAATTTAGTTGACGAATTTTTCAATGGAGGAATAGCTCATTCAGTTTTTTATGGACTTACAACTTTACCAAGTGTTGAAAAAGATCATCTTCATGGGGAAGTTGTTGCTTTTGGTATTTTAGTTCAACTTTTAATTGAAGAAAAACATGAAGAATATAATCTCCTTTTAGATTTTTATAAAAATTTAAAATTACCTATATCCTTAGAAGAGATTGTACCTTTAGAGGACTTTTTAAAGGAAGAAAATGAAATATTAAAGAATATACTAAATTCTCCAGATATTATTGATTTTGACTTTAATATTAATGAAACAAATTTAAAAAATGCTCTACTTTATAAATAA
- a CDS encoding transporter substrate-binding domain-containing protein, protein MKKFIIFILSIITFTFSFGSSKLYIGTNAEYPPFEYMENNKISGLDADIITELTKRMGVEYKWSNMSFDGLIPALQTNKLDLVIAGMSITPQRAKAVNFSVPYLSSEVAFIGSKSNPINSIAELEGKTFGAELGTTKEASAKKIKNSKVIPFNGNTPALVALKAGKIDAMVVDKSVGDNYVSHNKDLMLIGTLAGEPKAIAVNKKYPELLEKVNTALSEMLKDGTISNLRKKYGV, encoded by the coding sequence ATGAAAAAATTTATAATCTTTATACTGTCTATTATCACTTTTACCTTTTCCTTTGGAAGTTCAAAACTATATATTGGAACAAATGCTGAGTATCCACCATTTGAATATATGGAAAATAATAAAATTTCAGGATTAGACGCTGATATTATAACTGAACTAACAAAGAGAATGGGAGTTGAATACAAATGGTCTAATATGTCCTTTGACGGTTTAATTCCAGCTCTTCAAACTAACAAACTTGACCTTGTTATTGCAGGAATGAGCATCACTCCACAAAGAGCTAAAGCTGTTAACTTTTCAGTGCCTTATCTTTCTTCTGAAGTTGCCTTTATAGGAAGTAAAAGTAATCCTATAAATTCAATTGCTGAATTGGAAGGGAAAACTTTTGGAGCAGAACTTGGTACAACTAAAGAGGCAAGTGCTAAAAAAATTAAAAATTCAAAAGTAATTCCTTTTAATGGTAATACACCTGCCCTTGTAGCTTTAAAAGCTGGGAAAATAGATGCTATGGTAGTTGATAAAAGTGTTGGAGATAACTATGTTTCTCACAATAAAGATCTAATGTTAATTGGAACTTTAGCTGGAGAACCTAAAGCAATAGCTGTTAACAAAAAATATCCAGAACTTCTTGAAAAAGTAAATACTGCTTTAAGCGAAATGTTAAAAGATGGAACTATTTCCAACTTAAGAAAAAAATATGGAGTGTAA
- a CDS encoding pyridoxal phosphate-dependent aminotransferase — translation MEINKVVSGLQYSLIRALKEEALNYSNVIDLTVGEPDLETPEEIVIGAFEKAKKIKLGYPPTGGGESIRSLIANHYNKKYNTSYKTDNVIVNVGASEAISSCFRTILNPGDEVIVLAPYYAGYPPMIELCYAKPVPIDISKHDFVLTPEVLEKYITNKTKAVLFCNPCNPTGNVMGYEEMKNLADFLAGKDLFVISDEIYSELAFEEFYSFGLFKNLKDQLIIINGFSKSHSMTGWRIGYTIFPLEYRKNFLNTTLYTLSSPMAVSILAGEVAMEKFDDRSEFKNVYKKRALYLYEEFKKLGLDPVKPKGAFYIFVNYSKISKLKSYDFAIDLLKKSKIALVPGVAFGVENYFRISSIYDLPILEEVVNRLKKYIEEN, via the coding sequence ATGGAAATAAATAAAGTAGTTAGTGGTTTACAATATTCTTTAATTAGAGCATTAAAAGAAGAAGCTCTAAATTATTCAAATGTTATAGATTTAACTGTAGGTGAACCTGATTTAGAAACACCTGAGGAAATTGTAATAGGAGCATTTGAAAAAGCTAAAAAAATAAAACTTGGATATCCACCAACAGGTGGAGGAGAAAGCATTCGTTCTCTCATTGCCAACCATTATAATAAAAAATATAATACATCATATAAAACTGATAATGTCATTGTAAATGTAGGGGCTTCAGAGGCTATCTCTTCTTGCTTTAGAACTATACTTAACCCAGGGGATGAAGTAATTGTACTTGCTCCATATTATGCAGGTTATCCTCCTATGATTGAACTTTGTTATGCAAAGCCTGTACCAATTGATATATCAAAACATGATTTTGTTTTAACCCCTGAAGTTTTAGAAAAGTATATAACTAATAAAACAAAGGCCGTACTATTTTGCAACCCTTGTAATCCCACAGGAAATGTTATGGGATATGAAGAAATGAAAAATCTTGCTGACTTTTTAGCAGGAAAAGATTTATTCGTAATTTCTGACGAAATTTACAGTGAACTTGCCTTTGAAGAATTTTATTCTTTTGGTTTATTTAAAAATCTAAAAGATCAACTTATTATTATAAATGGATTTTCAAAATCTCATTCTATGACTGGTTGGAGAATAGGTTATACTATTTTCCCACTTGAATATAGAAAAAACTTTTTAAACACAACTCTTTATACATTAAGTTCCCCAATGGCTGTTTCAATACTTGCAGGAGAAGTTGCCATGGAAAAATTTGATGACAGAAGTGAATTTAAAAATGTTTATAAAAAAAGAGCTCTTTATTTATATGAAGAGTTTAAAAAATTAGGACTTGATCCAGTTAAACCTAAAGGAGCTTTCTATATTTTTGTTAATTATTCTAAAATTTCAAAGTTAAAATCTTATGATTTTGCTATTGATTTACTTAAAAAATCAAAGATTGCCCTAGTGCCAGGTGTAGCCTTTGGTGTAGAAAATTATTTTAGAATATCTTCTATCTACGATCTCCCTATCTTAGAAGAAGTAGTTAACAGATTAAAAAAATATATAGAAGAAAACTAA
- the dapD gene encoding 2,3,4,5-tetrahydropyridine-2,6-dicarboxylate N-acetyltransferase: MNKLNTAEEIIAFIKNSTKSTPVKAYINGDLDNLKTTAKVFKGEGSYILIGESEEISRVLEEYKDMITEFHIENDRRNSGVPTLDLRNIKARIEPGAVIRDKVTIGDNAVIMMGAVINIGSIIGENTMIDMGAILGGRATVGKNCHIGAGAVLAGVIEPSSATPVIVEDNVLIGANSVVIEGIRIGKGAVVGAGSIVLQDVPAGAVVGGNPAKIIKTVDDKTLGKTQLVEDLRK; encoded by the coding sequence ATGAACAAATTAAACACTGCTGAAGAAATAATCGCATTTATAAAAAACTCAACAAAAAGTACACCTGTAAAAGCATATATCAATGGAGACCTAGACAATTTAAAAACAACTGCAAAAGTTTTTAAAGGAGAAGGTTCTTATATCTTAATTGGAGAATCTGAAGAAATATCTAGAGTATTGGAAGAATACAAAGATATGATCACAGAATTTCATATTGAAAATGACAGAAGAAATTCTGGAGTTCCTACTCTTGACCTTAGAAATATAAAAGCAAGAATAGAACCTGGAGCTGTTATAAGAGATAAAGTTACCATTGGAGATAATGCAGTTATCATGATGGGAGCTGTTATAAATATTGGGTCTATAATTGGAGAAAATACAATGATAGACATGGGGGCTATCCTAGGGGGTAGAGCTACTGTTGGAAAAAATTGTCATATTGGAGCTGGCGCAGTTTTAGCTGGAGTTATTGAGCCTTCTTCTGCAACGCCTGTAATAGTTGAAGACAATGTTTTAATTGGTGCTAATTCTGTAGTTATTGAAGGAATTAGAATTGGAAAAGGAGCCGTTGTTGGAGCTGGATCTATAGTATTACAAGATGTTCCTGCAGGAGCTGTTGTTGGAGGAAATCCCGCTAAAATAATAAAAACAGTTGATGATAAAACTTTAGGAAAAACTCAACTTGTTGAAGACTTAAGAAAATAA
- the dapB gene encoding 4-hydroxy-tetrahydrodipicolinate reductase: MDIIIHGTGAMGKEVSNLIADDKNLNLSGFADELTNEKGNVIIDFSHFSRLNSLLDYAKNNKLPLVIATTGYDNETLEKLKEFSKEIPILLSSNMSLGVNLMQDILKKIVPVLYGKYDIEVIEKHHNKKVDSPSGTAKSILEVIENGCQDKMIEQYGREGIKKREKNEIGVHVVRGGTIVGEHSVLFCGNDEIIEIKHTAMSKKIFAEGALTAAKFLANKPAGLYSMKDIF, encoded by the coding sequence ATGGATATAATTATACACGGAACAGGAGCTATGGGAAAAGAAGTTTCTAATTTAATCGCAGATGATAAAAATCTAAATTTAAGTGGTTTTGCAGATGAATTAACAAATGAAAAGGGAAATGTAATTATTGATTTTTCTCATTTTTCTAGGTTAAATTCACTTCTTGACTATGCTAAAAATAACAAACTTCCACTAGTTATTGCAACTACTGGATATGATAATGAAACTTTAGAAAAATTAAAGGAATTCTCAAAAGAAATACCTATTCTTTTATCTTCTAATATGTCTCTTGGAGTTAATTTAATGCAAGATATCCTTAAGAAAATTGTACCTGTATTATATGGAAAATATGACATTGAAGTTATTGAAAAACATCACAATAAAAAGGTAGATTCACCTAGTGGAACTGCTAAAAGTATTTTGGAAGTTATTGAAAATGGTTGCCAAGATAAAATGATAGAACAATATGGTAGAGAAGGTATTAAGAAAAGAGAAAAAAATGAAATTGGAGTGCATGTTGTTAGAGGAGGAACTATAGTTGGAGAACATTCTGTTTTATTCTGTGGTAATGATGAAATAATTGAAATAAAACATACAGCAATGTCTAAAAAAATATTTGCTGAAGGTGCTTTAACTGCTGCTAAATTCTTAGCTAATAAACCTGCTGGACTTTATTCTATGAAAGATATATTTTAA
- the dapA gene encoding 4-hydroxy-tetrahydrodipicolinate synthase produces the protein MTLFTGSGVAIITPFTNSMEVNYPKLKELLEFHVENNTDAIVINGTTGESATMTDEESLDVIRFTVDVINNRIPVIAGTGSNDTRHALEFSIAATKLGVDGLLIVTPYYNKGNENGIYNHYKSIAEAVDCPIILYNVPSRTGVNLSIPLLKKLAEIDNIIAIKEASGNISYAAEIARVVPSLTIYSGNDDMVIPLLSLGARGVISVSANIIPKITHEMVISFLNSDINKGMRLQLDYNGLVNALFIETNPIPIKDAMNFLGYEVGPCRLPLGEMFEENKLTLHKILNEYGVEKWI, from the coding sequence ATGACCTTATTTACAGGATCAGGAGTTGCAATTATTACACCATTTACAAATTCAATGGAGGTAAACTATCCTAAACTTAAAGAACTTCTAGAATTCCATGTTGAAAATAATACAGATGCTATTGTTATTAATGGAACAACTGGAGAATCTGCAACTATGACAGATGAAGAAAGCTTAGACGTAATTAGATTTACTGTTGACGTTATTAATAATAGAATTCCTGTTATTGCAGGAACTGGTTCAAATGATACTAGACATGCTTTGGAATTTAGTATTGCTGCTACAAAACTTGGAGTAGATGGATTATTAATTGTTACACCTTATTACAACAAAGGAAATGAGAATGGTATTTACAACCATTACAAATCCATTGCTGAAGCTGTTGATTGTCCAATCATTCTTTATAATGTACCTTCTAGAACAGGTGTTAATTTATCAATACCTCTTTTGAAAAAATTAGCTGAGATTGATAATATTATTGCAATTAAAGAAGCTAGTGGAAATATTTCATATGCTGCTGAAATTGCTAGAGTAGTACCTTCCCTTACAATTTATTCTGGTAATGATGACATGGTTATTCCTTTGTTATCCCTTGGAGCAAGAGGTGTTATTTCTGTTTCAGCTAATATAATACCTAAAATAACTCACGAAATGGTTATTTCATTTTTAAATAGTGACATAAATAAAGGAATGAGATTACAATTAGATTATAATGGTTTAGTAAATGCTTTATTTATTGAAACAAACCCTATCCCAATAAAAGATGCTATGAATTTTTTAGGATATGAAGTTGGTCCTTGCAGATTACCTCTTGGGGAAATGTTTGAAGAAAATAAACTAACTTTACATAAAATATTAAATGAATATGGAGTTGAAAAATGGATATAA
- a CDS encoding aspartate kinase yields the protein MRVVLKYGGSSVATIDKIKAIAKYIIKLKETKYSEIVVVASAMGKTTNKLISLAKDISENPDQRELDSLLSTGEQQTVSLISMAINSMGSSAISLTGSQANILTTGVHTKSKINSIDAEKIKCYLKKGKIVVVAGFQGINEDGDITTLGRGGSDTSAVALAATLQCECRIYTDVDGIYSVDPRIHPGAKFIEKLSYEEMMEMSNLGAGVMETRAVEIGKKYNVPIFVGKSLNESGGTYIMNTINDLEEKLVTGISVTKEIIITRILNIGYSSEKIAEIFSLVDAGGLNINMITQNMTKDCHVDLSFSCNSDEKYLLEQVISKVKANIPEAEVDYNDNLGMISIVGVGMINNSGIAGRFFSSLSRANINFYQVTTSEISVSSSIDRDLVETAVKAVAKEFNL from the coding sequence ATGAGAGTAGTGTTAAAGTACGGTGGTTCTAGTGTTGCAACAATTGATAAAATAAAAGCTATTGCCAAGTATATTATAAAATTAAAAGAAACTAAATATAGTGAGATAGTTGTAGTTGCTTCTGCAATGGGTAAAACTACCAATAAATTAATATCTCTTGCCAAAGATATTTCTGAAAATCCTGATCAAAGGGAATTGGATTCTCTTCTTTCAACTGGAGAACAACAAACTGTTTCTCTTATTTCAATGGCAATTAATTCAATGGGTTCAAGTGCTATTTCTCTAACAGGATCTCAAGCAAATATTCTAACTACTGGAGTTCATACAAAAAGTAAAATTAATAGTATTGATGCTGAAAAAATTAAATGTTATCTTAAAAAAGGTAAAATTGTTGTTGTAGCTGGTTTTCAAGGAATTAATGAAGATGGAGATATCACAACTCTTGGAAGAGGTGGATCTGACACTAGTGCAGTTGCACTAGCAGCAACATTACAGTGTGAATGTAGAATCTATACTGATGTTGACGGAATATATAGCGTTGATCCTAGAATTCATCCTGGTGCTAAATTTATAGAAAAATTATCCTATGAAGAAATGATGGAAATGTCTAATTTAGGAGCTGGAGTTATGGAAACTAGAGCTGTGGAAATAGGTAAAAAATACAATGTGCCTATCTTCGTTGGTAAATCTTTAAACGAATCAGGAGGAACTTATATTATGAATACAATTAATGATTTAGAGGAGAAATTAGTTACAGGAATAAGTGTTACAAAGGAAATTATTATTACTAGAATCTTAAATATTGGATATTCTAGTGAAAAAATAGCTGAAATATTCTCACTTGTAGATGCTGGGGGATTAAATATAAATATGATTACACAAAATATGACAAAGGATTGCCATGTTGACCTTTCTTTCAGTTGTAACTCTGATGAAAAATATTTATTAGAACAAGTTATTAGCAAAGTAAAAGCTAATATTCCAGAAGCTGAAGTTGACTATAATGATAATTTAGGTATGATTTCAATAGTTGGAGTTGGAATGATTAATAATTCAGGTATTGCTGGACGATTCTTTTCATCTTTAAGTAGAGCTAACATTAATTTTTATCAAGTAACTACTTCTGAAATAAGTGTCTCATCTAGTATTGATAGAGATTTAGTTGAGACTGCTGTAAAAGCTGTTGCTAAAGAATTTAATTTATAA
- a CDS encoding M20 family metallopeptidase: MKKNAFLESADRVEDFVVNIRRKLHKYPELDFSLPKTTEIICDTLDQLKINYKKNIGKSGIVAEIEGKNKDITLAFRADMDALPILEETECDFKSEHRGKMHACGHDAHMSVLLGVAKVISENIKELPCNVKLIFQPAEETTGGALPMIKEGVLENVDGIFGLHVDPSISAGKIGIKYGPMNAASTRIKIRIKGKSCHGAYPSTGVDSIVVAAQVITALQTIVSRSIDSRESLVLSFGKIIGGETENVITGDVLLEGVIRTLSNKLRDSVKPKIKNMVTLICEGMGAVGEVEYIDSYMALINNDKFVDIVKKSGENVLESKNVKEKKIPEMVVEDFAYYLDKVPGAFFNLGVGMRTKENKPLHNGSFSIDEKSLAIGVKVQVMNLLNAYEYLNKNNDN, translated from the coding sequence ATGAAAAAAAATGCGTTTTTAGAATCAGCAGATAGGGTGGAGGATTTTGTTGTAAATATTAGAAGAAAATTACATAAATATCCAGAATTAGATTTTTCTCTTCCAAAAACAACTGAAATAATTTGTGATACATTGGACCAATTAAAGATAAACTATAAAAAAAATATAGGTAAAAGTGGCATTGTTGCAGAGATAGAGGGTAAAAATAAAGATATAACATTAGCCTTTAGAGCTGACATGGATGCACTCCCTATTTTGGAAGAGACTGAATGTGACTTTAAGTCAGAGCATAGGGGGAAAATGCATGCTTGTGGACATGATGCTCACATGAGTGTTTTGCTTGGTGTAGCAAAGGTTATTTCTGAAAATATTAAAGAATTACCTTGTAATGTAAAATTAATATTTCAACCTGCAGAGGAGACAACAGGTGGTGCACTGCCTATGATTAAAGAAGGTGTTCTTGAAAATGTAGATGGAATATTTGGATTACATGTGGATCCTTCAATAAGTGCAGGGAAAATAGGAATTAAATATGGGCCTATGAATGCAGCTTCAACAAGAATAAAAATAAGAATAAAAGGAAAAAGTTGTCATGGAGCTTATCCTAGTACAGGGGTTGACTCAATAGTTGTAGCAGCCCAAGTAATAACTGCTCTTCAAACAATAGTTAGTAGAAGCATAGATTCAAGAGAATCTTTAGTTTTAAGTTTTGGAAAAATTATAGGTGGAGAAACAGAAAATGTAATAACTGGAGATGTTTTATTAGAAGGTGTAATAAGAACTCTTTCTAATAAATTAAGGGACTCAGTAAAACCTAAAATAAAAAATATGGTTACATTAATATGCGAAGGTATGGGAGCAGTAGGGGAAGTTGAATATATTGATAGTTATATGGCTCTTATAAATAATGACAAATTTGTTGATATTGTAAAGAAAAGTGGAGAAAATGTACTAGAGAGTAAAAATGTTAAGGAAAAGAAAATTCCTGAAATGGTAGTTGAAGATTTTGCCTATTATTTAGATAAGGTTCCAGGAGCTTTTTTTAATCTTGGAGTTGGAATGAGAACAAAAGAAAATAAACCACTTCATAACGGATCATTTTCTATAGATGAAAAATCTCTTGCTATTGGAGTAAAAGTTCAGGTTATGAATTTGTTAAATGCCTATGAATATTTAAATAAAAATAATGACAATTAA
- a CDS encoding metal-sensing transcriptional repressor, giving the protein MNEERKKALQTLKIAKGQVEASIKMIEEDRYCIDISNQILASQSLLKKADILIIKQHMKHCVKESFENNNEDEKIDEVIKLLTKMIGK; this is encoded by the coding sequence ATGAATGAAGAAAGAAAGAAAGCGTTACAAACTTTAAAGATAGCAAAAGGACAAGTGGAAGCTTCAATTAAAATGATAGAGGAAGACAGATATTGTATAGATATTTCAAATCAAATTTTAGCTTCTCAATCTCTTCTAAAAAAAGCTGATATATTAATAATTAAGCAGCATATGAAACATTGTGTAAAAGAATCATTTGAAAATAATAATGAGGATGAAAAAATAGATGAAGTAATAAAACTTTTAACTAAGATGATTGGAAAATAA